A region from the Streptomyces sp. NBC_01445 genome encodes:
- a CDS encoding acyl-CoA carboxylase epsilon subunit yields the protein MSRGEAVLRVERGRADDAELAALTAVLLALHRAREKPDDELEAVVASSWWRRPEGFVPPGSWR from the coding sequence ATGAGCAGGGGTGAAGCCGTACTCCGTGTCGAGCGGGGGCGGGCGGACGATGCCGAACTCGCAGCCCTGACAGCTGTGTTGCTCGCGCTGCACCGGGCGCGCGAGAAGCCGGACGACGAACTCGAGGCGGTCGTTGCCTCCTCCTGGTGGAGGAGGCCCGAGGGCTTTGTGCCGCCCGGAAGCTGGCGGTAG
- a CDS encoding transposase, with product MQAAQTQRKFRGKNKAPKWKKPDDGHVSVMVLPLAITDPADLARIKRLFGSMWSIKRAVQRDARAKVDAYWTAFHEREEHGAKVVRQRLGLNREALERCAYKHLDASGHLKHHVSKALAMHMAAEVWNGVQWHLFADATGKRHGRPKTGRWHDFTRIPGRARSHTTDRKWETFRLVGTLHGHKMAYTDGGQYTVQQPRRMRVPAAPSGPVLTGKTLASGKTGTRKATWWDHTGPLAVVFAGGPDSGRGDLVLPVRIPQQPGQWARVEHFLSNPGRWHKVDLVRRRKASAPGGWVYEAHLMILGPGYTAPAVRERREQAAALDRIGGVDGNVSNVSVASFPASLDPADGAPASTEITLSPEERALLEREAKKRRGRARALERSRRATNTAQYGPSKKQARRAEQRAAKGLKPKAVTVPGGARAARVDGVPKQAFRRDQLSVNYREQRARQAEHAASMAEHHRFRARQVAREIIAAHGPVLVVEDCDIRTWYRLWGKRLSQTTPGLLIAALDRECQAAGGRLVRASTWSTALSQHCLCGERVKKTLRDREHKCIECGLAGKRDLVSATLAAFVRFTDVDDPKAAYLDTTSSRHAQIVFAQGLEEALRESTAPSQTTVRGAGHAAVPRQRRETSAPRTAGRRPRATLDEPRPVRDHAGKPGQRPGCDPQLTLW from the coding sequence ATGCAGGCTGCCCAGACGCAGCGGAAGTTCCGGGGAAAGAACAAGGCCCCGAAGTGGAAGAAGCCCGACGACGGGCACGTGTCGGTGATGGTGCTGCCCCTGGCCATCACCGACCCCGCCGACCTAGCCCGCATTAAGAGGCTGTTCGGCTCCATGTGGTCGATCAAGCGGGCCGTCCAGCGCGACGCCCGCGCCAAGGTCGATGCCTACTGGACCGCGTTCCACGAGCGCGAGGAGCACGGGGCGAAAGTCGTACGGCAGCGCCTAGGGCTCAACCGTGAGGCCCTGGAGCGGTGCGCATACAAGCACCTCGATGCCTCGGGGCACTTGAAGCACCACGTCTCGAAGGCCCTGGCCATGCACATGGCTGCCGAGGTGTGGAACGGCGTCCAGTGGCACCTGTTCGCCGACGCCACCGGCAAGCGGCACGGTCGCCCGAAGACGGGCCGCTGGCACGACTTCACCCGCATCCCTGGCCGTGCCCGCTCGCATACCACCGACCGCAAGTGGGAGACTTTCCGCCTCGTAGGCACCCTCCACGGCCACAAGATGGCGTACACCGACGGTGGTCAGTACACAGTTCAGCAGCCTCGCCGGATGCGAGTGCCGGCGGCGCCGTCCGGCCCTGTTCTCACGGGCAAGACCCTCGCGTCGGGGAAGACGGGAACACGGAAGGCGACGTGGTGGGACCACACCGGCCCGCTCGCCGTGGTGTTCGCGGGAGGCCCCGACTCCGGCCGGGGCGACCTCGTACTACCGGTGCGCATCCCGCAGCAGCCCGGCCAGTGGGCACGTGTCGAACACTTCCTGTCGAATCCCGGCCGCTGGCACAAGGTCGATCTCGTACGCCGTCGCAAGGCGTCCGCGCCGGGCGGCTGGGTGTACGAGGCGCACCTGATGATCCTCGGCCCCGGCTACACCGCCCCGGCCGTGCGGGAGAGGCGCGAGCAGGCAGCCGCCCTGGACCGGATCGGCGGAGTGGACGGCAACGTCTCCAACGTCTCCGTCGCTTCCTTCCCCGCCAGCCTGGATCCCGCCGACGGGGCCCCGGCCTCCACCGAGATCACCCTCAGCCCCGAGGAACGGGCGCTTCTGGAGCGGGAAGCAAAGAAGCGTCGCGGCCGTGCACGAGCTTTGGAGCGTTCTCGCCGGGCGACGAACACCGCGCAGTACGGGCCGTCGAAGAAGCAGGCCCGACGGGCAGAGCAGCGGGCCGCCAAGGGCCTCAAGCCCAAGGCCGTCACCGTGCCTGGTGGTGCTCGCGCTGCCCGCGTCGATGGGGTGCCGAAGCAGGCGTTCCGCCGCGACCAGCTGTCGGTGAACTACCGGGAGCAGCGCGCCCGCCAGGCCGAACACGCAGCCTCGATGGCGGAGCACCACCGTTTCCGCGCCCGCCAGGTCGCCCGCGAGATCATCGCCGCCCACGGCCCCGTCCTCGTGGTGGAGGACTGCGACATCCGCACCTGGTACCGGCTGTGGGGAAAGCGCCTCTCCCAGACCACCCCCGGCCTGCTCATCGCCGCTCTTGACCGCGAATGCCAGGCTGCGGGCGGCCGTCTCGTACGGGCCTCCACCTGGTCAACCGCCCTGTCCCAGCACTGCCTGTGCGGTGAGCGCGTCAAGAAGACCCTGCGGGACCGCGAGCACAAGTGCATCGAGTGCGGCCTCGCCGGGAAGCGCGACCTCGTATCCGCCACCCTGGCCGCATTTGTCCGCTTTACCGACGTGGACGACCCCAAGGCCGCGTACCTGGACACCACTTCGTCCCGGCACGCACAGATCGTTTTCGCACAAGGGCTGGAAGAAGCCCTGCGGGAGTCAACCGCACCGAGCCAGACCACCGTTCGCGGTGCTGGTCATGCGGCAGTCCCACGGCAACGCCGTGAGACCTCTGCTCCCCGAACCGCCGGACGGCGGCCCCGAGCGACCCTGGATGAGCCACGCCCCGTGCGTGACCACGCCGGAAAGCCCGGACAGCGCCCCGGCTGCGACCCGCAGCTCACCCTCTGGTGA
- a CDS encoding tautomerase family protein — MPYIDVKIYDRRLTPESERALIERLTQATVDVFGEDIRAQTWITLTGIPAERWGIAGTPGS, encoded by the coding sequence ATGCCCTACATCGACGTCAAGATCTACGACCGCCGGCTCACCCCGGAGTCGGAGCGCGCCCTGATCGAGCGACTCACGCAGGCCACGGTGGACGTCTTCGGCGAGGACATCCGCGCGCAGACCTGGATCACCCTGACGGGGATCCCCGCGGAGCGCTGGGGCATCGCGGGGACACCGGGTTCCTAA
- a CDS encoding acyl-CoA carboxylase subunit beta: MTTALAPTEEGPSDARGRVAELHAMREQALRGPSDKATEAQHAKGKLTARERIELLLDAGSFNEVEQLRRHRATGFGLEAKKPYTDGVITGWGTVEGRTVFVYAHDFRIFGGALGEAHATKIHKIMDMAIAAGAPLVSLNDGAGARIQEGVSALAGYGGIFQRNTKASGVIPQISVMLGPCAGGAAYSPALTDFVFMVRETSQMFITGPDVVKAVTGEEITQNGLGGADVHAETSGVCHFAYDDEETCIAEVRYLVSMLPSNNRQTPPRLACADPADRRGDVLLDLVPADGNRPYDMAKVIEELVDDGDYLEIHERWARNIICALARLDGQVVGIVANQPSSLAGVLDIQASEKAARFVQMCDAFNIPIVTLLDVPGFLPGVDQEHGGIIRHGAKLLYAYCNATVPRISLILRKAYGGAYIVMDSQSIGADLTYAWPTNEIAVMGAEGAANVIFRRQIAEAEDPEAMRTRMVKEYKAELMHPYYAAERGLVDDVIDPASTREVLVRSLAMLRSKHADLPSRKHGNPPQ, from the coding sequence ATGACGACTGCCCTTGCACCGACCGAGGAGGGGCCCAGCGACGCGCGTGGACGCGTGGCCGAGTTGCACGCGATGCGTGAGCAGGCGTTGCGCGGGCCCAGTGACAAGGCGACCGAGGCCCAGCACGCGAAGGGCAAGCTGACCGCGCGTGAGCGGATCGAGCTGCTGCTCGACGCGGGATCGTTCAACGAGGTCGAGCAGCTGCGCCGGCACCGGGCGACGGGTTTTGGCCTGGAGGCCAAGAAGCCGTACACCGATGGTGTCATCACCGGCTGGGGCACGGTCGAGGGCCGCACGGTCTTCGTCTACGCGCACGACTTCCGGATCTTCGGCGGCGCTCTGGGTGAGGCCCACGCCACGAAGATCCACAAGATCATGGACATGGCCATCGCGGCGGGTGCCCCGCTGGTCTCCCTCAACGACGGTGCGGGTGCCCGTATCCAGGAGGGTGTCTCCGCTCTCGCCGGTTACGGCGGCATCTTCCAGCGCAACACCAAGGCGTCCGGGGTCATCCCGCAGATCAGCGTGATGCTCGGCCCGTGCGCGGGCGGCGCGGCCTACAGTCCGGCCCTGACCGACTTCGTGTTCATGGTCCGTGAGACCTCGCAGATGTTCATCACCGGACCGGACGTCGTCAAGGCGGTCACCGGTGAGGAGATCACCCAGAACGGCCTGGGCGGTGCGGACGTGCACGCCGAGACCTCGGGCGTGTGCCACTTCGCGTACGACGACGAGGAGACCTGCATCGCCGAGGTCCGCTACCTCGTCTCGATGCTCCCCTCCAACAACCGGCAGACTCCGCCCCGTCTCGCCTGTGCCGATCCGGCGGACCGTCGCGGCGACGTGCTGCTCGATCTGGTTCCGGCGGACGGCAACCGCCCGTACGACATGGCCAAGGTCATCGAGGAGCTCGTCGACGACGGCGACTACCTCGAGATCCACGAGCGCTGGGCGCGCAACATCATCTGCGCGCTGGCCCGCCTGGACGGCCAGGTCGTCGGCATCGTCGCCAACCAGCCCTCGTCCCTCGCGGGCGTCCTGGACATCCAGGCATCGGAGAAGGCCGCACGTTTCGTGCAGATGTGCGACGCCTTCAACATCCCCATCGTGACTCTCCTCGACGTTCCCGGGTTCCTGCCCGGTGTCGACCAGGAGCACGGCGGGATCATCCGGCACGGCGCCAAGCTCCTGTACGCGTACTGCAACGCCACCGTGCCCCGGATCTCCCTCATCCTGCGCAAGGCGTACGGAGGTGCCTACATCGTCATGGACTCGCAGTCGATCGGTGCCGACCTCACCTACGCCTGGCCCACCAACGAGATCGCCGTGATGGGCGCCGAGGGCGCCGCCAACGTCATCTTCCGCCGTCAGATCGCCGAGGCCGAGGACCCCGAGGCCATGCGCACCCGCATGGTCAAGGAGTACAAGGCCGAGCTCATGCACCCGTACTACGCGGCCGAGCGGGGCCTGGTCGACGACGTCATCGACCCCGCTTCCACCAGAGAAGTCCTGGTCAGGTCCTTGGCCATGCTGCGTAGCAAGCACGCCGACCTGCCCTCCCGCAAGCACGGCAACCCGCCGCAGTAA
- a CDS encoding helix-turn-helix domain-containing protein: protein MAAARARGNVGGRKPKLTQDQVDELLQLHSTGSSVQQLARTFEVSRGTVYRHISLASEETSPPR from the coding sequence CTGGCCGCCGCCCGCGCCCGAGGCAACGTCGGCGGACGCAAGCCCAAACTCACACAAGACCAGGTCGACGAACTCCTTCAGCTCCACAGCACAGGCTCATCCGTCCAGCAGCTCGCCCGGACCTTTGAAGTCTCACGCGGCACGGTTTATCGCCACATCAGCCTCGCCAGCGAAGAAACGAGCCCGCCACGATGA
- a CDS encoding DHA2 family efflux MFS transporter permease subunit, translated as MHSTQPEVSAERDPRRWVILGVICLAQLVVLLDNTVLNVAIPVLTEDLGASTADVQWMVNAYALVQSGLLLTAGSFADRYGRKLMLLTGLVLFGLGSTAAALAQSSGQLIAARAGMGIGGALLATTTLAVIMQVFDDEERPRAIGLWGAVSSLGFAAGPLIGGALLDHFWWGSIFLINIPVALFGLLAAARLIPETKNPQGERPDFLGAVLSTLGMVGVVYAIISGPQYGWASPRVLVPAAVGVLALFVFVRWELRVSHPMLDMSFFRSRRFNGAIAGGLLVALGMAGSLFLLTQHLQLVLGYDALQAGLRTAPLALTIVALNLAGIGAKLLAKLGAARSIALGMSLLAVGLAAVALLGSGSDAGYGGMLVGLVVMGCGIALAMPAMAISIMSAIPPAKAGVGAGVQGTLTEFGGGLGVAVLGAILGSRFAALLPVGVGASGSLAAALTDAGDDPQVIKQVHDAFGDAVSTSQLIGAAAVFAGGLLAGCLLHLADRSAAAATAPADPVEAPAAG; from the coding sequence TTGCACAGCACCCAGCCGGAAGTATCGGCGGAACGCGACCCGAGGCGCTGGGTCATCCTGGGGGTGATCTGCCTGGCCCAGCTCGTCGTCCTGCTCGACAACACCGTTCTCAACGTCGCCATCCCCGTACTCACCGAGGACTTGGGCGCGAGCACGGCCGACGTCCAGTGGATGGTCAACGCCTACGCCCTCGTGCAGTCCGGACTCCTGCTCACCGCAGGCAGTTTCGCCGACCGGTACGGCCGCAAACTGATGCTGCTCACCGGTCTCGTCCTGTTCGGCCTCGGTTCCACCGCCGCGGCGCTCGCGCAGAGTTCCGGGCAGCTCATCGCCGCCCGGGCCGGAATGGGCATCGGTGGCGCACTGCTCGCCACCACCACCCTCGCGGTGATCATGCAGGTCTTCGACGACGAGGAGCGCCCGCGGGCCATCGGCCTGTGGGGCGCGGTCAGCTCGCTGGGCTTCGCGGCCGGGCCGCTGATCGGCGGAGCCCTCCTCGACCACTTCTGGTGGGGCTCGATCTTCCTGATCAACATCCCTGTCGCGCTGTTCGGCCTGCTGGCCGCCGCCCGGCTCATCCCGGAGACCAAGAACCCGCAGGGCGAGCGGCCCGACTTCCTCGGCGCCGTCCTGTCCACGCTCGGCATGGTGGGCGTGGTGTACGCGATCATCTCCGGGCCCCAGTACGGCTGGGCGTCGCCCCGCGTGCTGGTGCCGGCGGCGGTGGGCGTTCTCGCCCTGTTCGTCTTCGTGCGCTGGGAGTTGCGCGTCTCCCACCCCATGCTGGACATGAGCTTCTTCCGCAGCCGCCGCTTCAACGGAGCGATCGCGGGCGGACTGCTCGTGGCGCTCGGCATGGCCGGGTCGCTGTTCCTGCTGACCCAGCACCTCCAGCTGGTGCTCGGCTACGACGCCTTGCAGGCCGGCCTGCGCACCGCGCCGCTCGCCCTGACGATCGTCGCCCTCAACCTCGCGGGGATCGGCGCCAAGCTGCTCGCCAAGCTCGGCGCGGCGCGCTCGATCGCGCTCGGGATGTCACTCCTGGCGGTGGGCCTCGCCGCGGTGGCGCTGCTCGGCTCCGGCTCCGACGCGGGCTACGGGGGGATGTTGGTCGGCCTCGTCGTGATGGGCTGCGGCATCGCCCTGGCCATGCCCGCGATGGCGATCTCGATCATGTCGGCGATCCCGCCCGCCAAGGCGGGCGTGGGCGCGGGCGTGCAGGGCACGCTGACCGAGTTCGGCGGAGGTCTCGGGGTCGCGGTGCTCGGCGCGATCCTGGGGTCGCGGTTCGCGGCCCTGCTCCCGGTGGGCGTCGGCGCCTCGGGGTCGCTGGCCGCGGCCCTCACGGACGCCGGGGATGACCCGCAGGTGATCAAGCAGGTGCACGACGCCTTCGGCGACGCGGTGAGCACCAGCCAACTGATCGGCGCCGCAGCCGTGTTCGCCGGCGGACTCCTCGCCGGATGCCTGCTGCACCTGGCCGACCGGTCCGCGGCGGCCGCCACGGCGCCCGCCGACCCGGTCGAGGCCCCGGCCGCCGGGTAG
- a CDS encoding class I SAM-dependent DNA methyltransferase translates to MDDQDGYFGERVAAAYDESSGDMFELGVIDETVGFLAGLADGGRALELGIGTGRIALPLARRGVQVHGIDLSQAMVARLRAKPGGDAIGVTIGDFATTRVDGTFSVAYLLYNTIMNLTTQAEQVDCFRNVAAHLEPGGCFVIEVLIPELRRLPAGQNVVPYHVSPTRWAFDIYDVATQATSSNYIEVVDGRGEYRSIPFRYVWPSELDLMAQLAGLRLRERWDGWTREAFTSESRQHVSVWEKLAD, encoded by the coding sequence ATGGACGATCAAGACGGTTACTTCGGAGAGCGTGTTGCGGCGGCCTACGACGAGTCGTCAGGGGACATGTTCGAGCTCGGCGTCATCGACGAGACGGTCGGCTTTCTGGCGGGCCTGGCCGATGGTGGCCGGGCCCTCGAACTGGGCATCGGGACAGGGCGCATCGCGTTGCCGCTGGCACGACGCGGAGTCCAGGTCCACGGCATCGACTTGTCGCAAGCGATGGTTGCCCGACTGCGCGCCAAGCCAGGCGGTGACGCTATCGGCGTCACGATCGGCGACTTCGCGACGACGAGAGTGGACGGGACGTTCTCCGTCGCATATCTGCTCTACAACACGATCATGAATCTGACGACACAGGCGGAGCAGGTGGACTGTTTCCGCAACGTTGCCGCTCACCTAGAACCCGGAGGCTGTTTCGTCATCGAGGTCCTGATCCCCGAACTGCGAAGGCTCCCCGCCGGGCAGAACGTCGTGCCTTACCACGTGAGCCCGACGCGATGGGCCTTCGACATCTACGACGTCGCTACCCAGGCGACGAGTTCGAACTACATCGAGGTTGTCGACGGCCGTGGCGAGTACAGGTCTATTCCCTTCCGGTATGTGTGGCCGTCGGAACTCGACCTGATGGCCCAGCTCGCCGGGCTGCGACTGCGCGAGCGGTGGGACGGATGGACACGGGAAGCCTTCACAAGCGAGAGCCGTCAACATGTCTCGGTCTGGGAGAAGCTCGCCGACTGA
- a CDS encoding ScbR family autoregulator-binding transcription factor produces MVKQERALRTREALIKSAAAAFDGEGFSVSSLTVISRRAGVSNGALHFHFDSKAALAGAVEEAAAQRLGLITLRGEGEPGTALQSLVDATHDLARMLRDDEVLRAGFALCGDNAYATSERNLRLQWRKWVERTLERAEGEGGLAEALAPHDAVVAVVAATVGFEVLGSQDSTWLSYRTLTQFWQLLLPRLASPSTLGRLSAEGRDDAGAPRAAGLRS; encoded by the coding sequence ATGGTCAAACAGGAACGCGCGCTACGTACGCGAGAGGCGCTGATCAAATCCGCCGCCGCGGCATTCGACGGCGAGGGCTTCAGCGTCTCGTCGCTCACCGTGATCAGCAGGCGAGCAGGCGTGAGCAACGGGGCGCTGCACTTCCACTTCGACAGCAAGGCCGCCCTCGCGGGGGCCGTCGAGGAAGCCGCCGCGCAACGGCTCGGCCTCATCACGCTGCGCGGCGAGGGCGAACCGGGCACGGCCCTGCAGTCGTTGGTGGACGCCACCCACGACCTGGCGCGCATGCTCCGCGACGACGAGGTACTGCGCGCCGGCTTCGCCCTGTGCGGCGACAACGCCTACGCGACGAGCGAGCGGAACCTGAGGCTCCAGTGGAGGAAGTGGGTCGAGCGGACGCTCGAGCGCGCCGAGGGCGAGGGCGGTCTGGCCGAGGCACTGGCACCGCACGACGCGGTGGTCGCCGTCGTGGCGGCGACCGTGGGCTTCGAGGTGCTGGGGTCGCAGGACTCCACCTGGCTCTCGTACCGCACGCTCACCCAGTTCTGGCAGCTGCTGCTGCCACGGCTCGCCTCGCCGTCGACGCTCGGGCGCCTCAGTGCGGAGGGCAGGGACGACGCCGGCGCCCCCCGAGCGGCGGGTCTGAGGTCCTGA
- a CDS encoding DegT/DnrJ/EryC1/StrS family aminotransferase: MSAVALGGGTYRVPFARRGSVLGEADLAALAELVRAEGTLTAGVWRDRFEERFRKRIGARHALTVTSGTVALELATRLLDLAPGDEVIATPQTFQATIQPLLNHDVRVRFCDVDPDTLNMDPDVLETLITDRTRAVFLVHYGGNPADMDRIMAIARRHGAIVVEDSAHGIGALYKGRHPGALADIGCFSFHSTKNITTLGEGGMITLARDEWAERVLRIRDNEVDGVYTARTDLAGEPPALLPWMKFADAVYGRTAVGIRGAGTNATMSEAAAAVGVVQLDSLDRFVERRRWIASRLDEALSAFPGVRLHRATPDSRHAYHLYTFFLTDGREVREHFVRAVDLLGVEVQLRYFPLHLSPEWRLRGHGAGECPNAERVWFEEHMNLPCHPGLTDDQVDHLVTSVTQALHEAYEKASLARIA, from the coding sequence ATGAGCGCCGTGGCCCTGGGCGGGGGCACCTACCGCGTCCCGTTCGCCCGGCGGGGCAGCGTCCTCGGCGAGGCCGATCTCGCGGCCCTGGCCGAACTCGTGCGTGCCGAGGGCACGTTGACGGCGGGCGTGTGGCGCGACCGGTTCGAGGAACGTTTCCGGAAGCGGATCGGCGCCCGTCACGCGCTCACCGTCACCAGCGGCACGGTCGCCCTGGAACTGGCGACCAGGCTCCTCGACCTGGCCCCGGGCGACGAGGTGATCGCGACCCCGCAGACCTTCCAGGCCACGATCCAACCCCTGCTGAACCACGACGTGCGAGTCCGCTTCTGCGACGTGGACCCCGACACGCTGAACATGGACCCGGACGTCCTCGAGACCTTGATCACGGACCGCACGCGGGCCGTCTTCCTGGTCCACTACGGCGGCAATCCGGCCGACATGGACCGGATCATGGCGATCGCCCGCCGGCACGGTGCGATCGTGGTCGAGGACAGCGCCCACGGCATCGGCGCCCTCTACAAGGGACGCCACCCGGGCGCCCTGGCCGACATCGGCTGTTTCAGCTTCCACTCCACCAAGAACATCACCACCCTCGGCGAGGGCGGAATGATCACCCTGGCCCGCGACGAGTGGGCCGAGCGCGTGCTGCGCATCCGCGACAACGAGGTGGACGGCGTGTACACGGCGCGCACCGACCTGGCCGGCGAACCTCCCGCCCTGCTGCCGTGGATGAAGTTCGCCGACGCCGTGTACGGGCGCACGGCGGTCGGTATCCGCGGTGCGGGCACCAACGCCACGATGTCCGAGGCGGCGGCCGCCGTCGGCGTGGTGCAACTGGACTCGCTGGACCGCTTCGTGGAGCGGCGCAGGTGGATCGCGAGCCGCCTCGACGAGGCCCTGTCGGCGTTCCCGGGCGTACGCCTGCACCGCGCGACGCCGGACAGCCGGCATGCCTATCACCTGTACACGTTCTTCCTGACCGACGGACGGGAGGTGCGCGAGCACTTCGTGCGCGCGGTCGACCTGCTCGGCGTGGAGGTCCAGCTGCGGTACTTCCCGCTCCATCTGTCCCCGGAGTGGCGCCTGCGCGGACACGGCGCGGGCGAGTGCCCGAACGCCGAACGCGTGTGGTTCGAGGAGCACATGAACCTGCCCTGCCATCCGGGCCTGACGGATGATCAGGTCGATCACCTGGTGACGTCGGTGACCCAGGCACTGCACGAGGCGTACGAGAAGGCGAGCCTGGCCCGTATCGCGTGA
- a CDS encoding (2,3-dihydroxybenzoyl)adenylate synthase, whose translation MLDGCVPWPEELASRYREAGYWRGETLGALLRRWADEYGDREALVSADGRRRITYRALDEWCDRLAAGFAARGTAPGDRVLVQLPNTPDFVAVCFALFRLGALPVFALPAYRDNEIRHLAELSGASTYIVPDTFNGFDHRDLARSMQEQLPQISQVFVAGDPGEDCTALAEVDAEPVDLPGPDASDVAFFLLSGGTTALPKLIPRTHDDYAYQTRITGEICGLDSSTVYLAVLPVEFNFPWGCPGIIGTLRVGGRVVFAETPQPLACFPLIERERVTLTSVIPTIVHLWLAAVEEGHEHDLSSLDVLQVGSAKLHDEVAARIEPLLGVRLQQVFGMAEGLLTFTRYDDPHDTILTTQGRPVSPADEIHVVDTDGADVPLGGIGELLTRGPYTLRGYYRAPEHNERAFTEDGFYRSGDLVRRTAGGEIVIEGRVKDVVIRGGDKVSATEIEGHLTAHPDVQQAAVVAMPDPVLGEKVCAYVIAAPGRPAPKLPVLRELLRSRGLASYKLPDRVEAVGTFPLTGLNKVDKKVLRARIADKLERLAREAA comes from the coding sequence ATGCTGGACGGATGCGTTCCCTGGCCCGAGGAGCTGGCCTCGCGATATCGCGAGGCCGGGTACTGGCGGGGTGAGACGCTCGGTGCACTGCTGCGGCGGTGGGCCGACGAGTACGGCGACCGGGAGGCCCTGGTCAGCGCGGACGGGCGACGCCGCATCACGTACCGCGCCCTGGACGAGTGGTGCGACCGGCTCGCCGCGGGTTTCGCGGCGCGCGGCACAGCCCCCGGCGACCGGGTGCTGGTGCAACTGCCGAACACCCCCGACTTCGTGGCGGTCTGCTTCGCGCTGTTCCGCCTGGGGGCGCTGCCGGTGTTCGCGCTGCCGGCCTACCGCGACAACGAGATCCGACACCTGGCCGAGCTGTCCGGCGCGAGCACGTACATCGTGCCGGACACGTTCAACGGCTTCGACCACCGTGATCTCGCGCGGTCGATGCAGGAACAACTCCCCCAGATCTCCCAGGTGTTCGTCGCGGGTGACCCGGGCGAGGACTGCACGGCGCTGGCCGAGGTGGACGCCGAACCGGTGGACCTCCCCGGGCCGGACGCGTCGGACGTGGCGTTCTTCCTGCTGTCCGGGGGTACGACGGCGCTGCCGAAGCTGATCCCGCGCACCCATGACGACTACGCCTACCAGACACGGATCACCGGCGAGATCTGCGGCCTGGACTCCTCGACCGTCTATCTGGCGGTCCTGCCGGTCGAGTTCAACTTCCCGTGGGGCTGCCCCGGCATCATCGGCACGCTGCGGGTCGGCGGCCGCGTCGTCTTCGCCGAGACTCCCCAGCCGCTGGCCTGTTTCCCGTTGATCGAGCGGGAGCGCGTCACGCTCACCTCGGTCATCCCGACGATCGTCCATCTGTGGCTGGCGGCCGTCGAGGAGGGCCACGAGCACGACCTGAGCAGTCTCGATGTCCTCCAGGTGGGCAGCGCCAAGCTGCACGACGAGGTGGCGGCCCGCATCGAGCCGCTCCTCGGCGTACGGCTCCAGCAGGTCTTCGGCATGGCGGAGGGCCTGCTCACCTTCACGCGCTACGACGATCCGCACGACACGATCCTCACGACGCAGGGCCGTCCGGTCTCCCCGGCCGACGAGATCCACGTCGTGGACACGGACGGCGCGGACGTGCCCCTCGGCGGCATCGGCGAACTGCTCACCCGGGGCCCGTACACGCTGCGCGGCTACTACCGGGCGCCCGAGCACAACGAGCGGGCCTTCACCGAGGACGGTTTCTACCGCAGCGGCGACCTGGTGCGCCGCACCGCGGGCGGGGAGATCGTGATCGAGGGCCGGGTCAAGGACGTCGTCATCCGCGGTGGCGACAAGGTCTCGGCCACCGAGATCGAGGGTCATCTGACGGCTCACCCGGACGTCCAGCAGGCGGCGGTCGTGGCGATGCCCGATCCGGTGCTCGGCGAGAAGGTCTGCGCGTACGTCATCGCGGCACCGGGCCGTCCCGCGCCGAAGCTGCCGGTGCTGCGCGAACTGCTGCGCTCGCGGGGCCTTGCCTCCTACAAGCTGCCGGACCGCGTCGAGGCCGTCGGCACCTTCCCGCTGACGGGTCTGAACAAGGTCGACAAGAAGGTCCTGCGCGCCCGCATCGCGGACAAGCTGGAGCGGCTCGCCAGGGAGGCGGCATGA